The following nucleotide sequence is from Syntrophorhabdaceae bacterium.
GCCGCAAAGAGACCATTGCCGTAGGCAACACTGTACATATACTTTTTGGTCCTTGACGGCGCCTTTCTCCACGACCTCCCGTCTACCGAGCTGATAACAACGCCCTCGTAGCCCACCGCCACAAACGTGCCGTTTCCGTAAACAACGCTATGAAGCGGGAATTCAACAGTATTGAGCGTCTTCCTGTGCCAGTTGTCCAAAGGATCGCTGTCGGCTGCATGGAAGGCGGCGGTCAAACTCTTATCCGAATCGATGGTCACCACGCATGATTTCGTGCCCGAGCATACACCCGACCAGCCCGTGAAGGCGGAGCCGGAAGACGGGGCCGCCGTGAGAATCACTTGCGTACCATAGTCATAGACGGAAGAGCAAAAGGCGCCGCAGCTTATTCCACCATCGGCGCTTCTTATGGTCCCCACACCTGTCCCCTCTTCAGCCACACTCAATCTTCCCGTTGCAGGAGCGGTAAAAACGGCACTTACGGAAGCATCGGAGTCGAGCGTGATCCCGCAGGTTCCCGTGCCGGAGCAGGCTCCCGACCAGCCCGTGAAACTGCCGCCGTTCAAAGGAGAGGCGGTAAGGGTGATCGCAATGCCGGCCGGAAAGCTTGAGACACACGTGTTTCCGCAATCGACGCCCGAAGGAACACTTGTCACATTACCCGAGCCTGTGCCGGTTTTCGAGATGGAGACCCTCCTGTCAAAGGTATCCGACTGAATCATGGCGGCCCCTGCCCCAATTGCGACAAAGGTCGCACTATTCCATGTGACGCCGTAGAGGTCCTGAGCCGTCCCCGACGAACGGAAGGTCCAGGTAATCATATCCGGGGACGTAATAATAAACCCTGCCGAGCCGACCACCACATAATAGGCGCCGCCGTATGCGGCGCCATAGAGGATCACATCGCTCCCCGATGCCCGCACCGTCCAATCAAAACCGTTCGAAGAGCTTAGGATTGCCCCGTTTTCCCCCACTGCAATGAAATTGCCGTTGCCGTGAGTGACGGCAAGAAGGCGATCGGCCACGCCGGAAGACCGGCTCATCCAGGCAGCTCCGTCGCTCGAGGTATACACGGAGCCGCCGGTGCCGACTGCCACAAAAATACCGTTGCCGTAAGCTACGCCTATATGGAACTCCGAGCTTCCCGTAGATTGCGGGGTCCATGTTACACCATCGGGAGAGGTGAGGACCTTGCCTTTGGAGCCTGCCGTGGCTACAAAGACTCCATTACCATAGCTCACGCCGTAAAGGTCGTAACCGCTGCCCGTTGACCGGAGTGCCCAGGTGGCGCCGTCTGATGATGTGAGGACAGTATCCAGCCATCCGACAGCTACAAAAGTTCCTGCCCCATGGCATATGCCGTTCAGGCGGTTCCTCGTATCCGAGGTCGCCACCGCCCATTCTGCTCCATCACTCGATGTGAGGATCGTCCCCTGCTCCCCCACCGTCACCAGCATATTGCCATTAAAGGCGGCTCCATGATAAGGATACGCGGCCTGTGCAGGGAGGACCCTGGCATGCCAGACATCGAGAGGATTATAGGCGAACAGGACTGAAGGAAAAGAAGAGAAGAAGCATAGGATGAAAAACAGGACTGGAGGCCATATTGTGGCCGGCCCCATTCCGTGACATCCTGCCTGTCCTTTTTTGATCATTCCACTCCTTCTCCCACACTCACCGACCGGTCGAACTCAATTTCCGGTTTTACATTCCGGGAACAACCGTTACGAACATTTCGCACTGCTCCTCTTTTCTTAACCCCTATTCCGCTTCATAGCTGCCCGTGAGCTTCCATTGGTATCCGTCGCCCATTTTCCGGACTGCCCAAAAATCGTAATTCCCATATTTTCTATCTCCTGCCCCGTTGAGGGTTGTCCTTCCCGTGGTCCCCCTGTACCCGTTGGCGGTGCTGACAAAGGTCTTCCTCAATTCCTCCGTGCTATCGACCTTGCCGCCCATTTTGACGTAGGTCGCGGCAACTACCCTTACCGCATCATAGGCCGCCAGGGCATAGGCATCCGTGAGCCTCCCTGCCTTTTCCTCGATCCTCGAGATAACGGATGACCATTTTATCTTTGAATTTTCCTCGATTCCGAATATGAGACAGAGAAAATTGGTCTTTTCCGCGAAAGCCGCTGCTTTTGGATTATCCAAAATTTTCTTGCTCAAGGCGGCCCCGTCATTTCCATACCACTTTACCGTCCTGAGGACGGGATTGTCGGAGGCAAGGGCCAATATGGCCGCGACCTCATCGAAACCAGCCAGATATACCGCTACGGACGCTGAGCCGGTTTGCTTTGTTGCCGAATCCACCTGCGCGGCAAGGCCATTCACGATAGGAGCGTAATCCTGAGTCGAAGCGGAATATTTTATCCCCTCCGTGACCTTTCCTCCAATGGAAACCACCGCCTTCCTCACCGCCTTCTGGAGCCCGTCATTTCCCGGATCATCCCTCCATGCAGGGATCACGACCTTCACCCTGTCTCTCCTCATAAAGGTGGCAATCGCCGCCCCCTCGACCTCATCGGTCGGACAGAAACGGAAAATATTATCTTTTTGGATCGCGAGGCTGCCGGCTGTACTCGATTGGCTGATGACAAATATTCCCGAGGAATCGGCGAAGCTTTTCACTGCTACGAGCTCCTCGCTCGACTGGGGACCAATCACGAACTTCACGCCTTTTCCCGCCATCGTCTTGATCCCATCCAGTGCGCGGGTCGGGTCGAGACCGGTATCGTATATGGCCGCTTTGAACCGTAGCGGCGAGCCGGCGGCCTGGGCCGCGCCATTGGCATCCGCCACCGCCATTTCCATCGCGGTTTTACTATTTTCACCGAGGGTCTTCAAATTTCCCGTGACGGAAAAAAGGCCGCCGATCAGGACTTCGGTATTTTCCGCTCCCATGGCCGTCACTGAAACAGAAAGGACGCCACTGCACAGGAAAAGCGTACACAGGGCAAGACAAATGAAACTCTTACGGATCATCACAGACCTCCACCATTCAATATTTCATGCATAATCAATTACAGGCAGTCATAACCGCTGCACCGCTCCTTCAGCGGCCGGAGCTGACGCCTCATTCCACGGGAAAATTAAAGTAAGTGTCGACAAAAGGCTCCCCCTTGAGGGTAAAATGCCACCATTCTTTATCATAAGGGGCGAAGCCATGCTTCTCCATCAGTGTCCTCAAAAGAAGCCTGTTCACTCTCTGTTGAAGCCCTATTCTCTTGTCGGCGGGATGGGCCCTTTCATCAAAACAATCGAACCCCGTGCCCATATCCACACTGTTGTCCGGGAATCGCTCATCCGCCGGAAGATAGCATTCGCTGAATCTCCGGCCGGGTTCATACTCTTCCTGTTTCGGTCCGTGCCGGGAAATTATGGTCAAATCGATCGTGCTCCCCCTCGTATGGCCCGACCTTGCAGCAATATACCCATCCCTGAAAAGGTCTTTCTTATCCACCAGAGGATAGAATTCCTTCTTCATCCTCGTGCCATTCACATCCCGGGCCCATCTCACAAAATGATCGACCGCTTTCTGGGGCCGGTAACAGTCGTATACCTTCACAGCCAGCCGGAACGGCTTCAAATCCTCCTCCACCTTCTTGAGCGCTTCCGCGGCTTTTCTGGTGAGGATACATTTGGGGGCCTTATAACCGTCGATCCTTTCGCCCACGAAATTATAGGGTCCTCTATACCTGATGTCGAGGGCGAGGTCCGGTATTACTTCCCGGGCATCCACGAAACCGGAAGGCAGGGGATCGGCTCCGCCCTTATCCATCGATATATGAAGGCTGATTATTACCGCGATAATCAAGAAGATGAAATGTATCGGCTGCCGAGGACCGGATCTTTCCCTCACTGCGCCCCTCTTTCAATGTGATGGATTTAAATAAGCCCCTTGCAGAGCATCATGGTGCGGTCCGCTATTCCCCACCAATCCATAATTTACAACAACCTTTGATGGAAAGAAATCAAAAAAAATTTCTGAGGAAAGGAACCCGTCCGGTCCGGTATAAAAACGTACGTATTATCTAACAAGATAGAAAGGGGTTACCCATCCTTTTTCGTGCTCTTGTCGGACGCGAGATCCTCTTTCCTTTTCCATTTTTTGTGAGACGATATGGCAAACCTGTGGGCCTCGTCCCGCATCCTTACGATCTCTTTGAAGACAGGCGAGTTCTTCGGCAGGGGAAGGGCATTCTTCCTTTGAGGAAGATAGATGAGGTCTTCCATTCTCTTTCTTCTCTGCGCCTTGGCGATGCCTATGGTTTCAATATCCATATTTAACGAGCCGAGCATCTTCTTTACCGCGTACAGATGTCCTTTGCCTCCGTCTATAATGATCAGGTCCGGGAGAGGTCCGAGCTTCTCGTTTTTCATTCTCCTCTCTATTACCTCGCCCATCATGGCAACATCGTCCTGAGTAGGAGCTTCCTTTATGTGGAAGACACGGTAATCACTTTTTTTCGGCTTGAATCCTTCGAACACCACCATCGCCCCGGAAGGGTTTTTGCCCCCTGTGTGGGAGATATCATAGATCTCGATCCTTGCCGGCTCTTTTCTCAGATGAAGGGCCCGGGCAAAGGCTTTCCCCTGAGGAACGGGCTCGGGTTCATGGAGGTTTTCAACCGCCATGGGCAGCATCTCCTGCGCGATTCTCGCCCCGGGGCCGTACATTTTAACAGGCCCCCTCTTGCGTTCCTTGAGGAATCTCTCGAGAAGCGCAAGATCCTGAAGCTCTTCGGACAGGATGATTTCTTCCGGCACAGGCCGCGTACTGTAATA
It contains:
- a CDS encoding ABC transporter substrate-binding protein, producing MIRKSFICLALCTLFLCSGVLSVSVTAMGAENTEVLIGGLFSVTGNLKTLGENSKTAMEMAVADANGAAQAAGSPLRFKAAIYDTGLDPTRALDGIKTMAGKGVKFVIGPQSSEELVAVKSFADSSGIFVISQSSTAGSLAIQKDNIFRFCPTDEVEGAAIATFMRRDRVKVVIPAWRDDPGNDGLQKAVRKAVVSIGGKVTEGIKYSASTQDYAPIVNGLAAQVDSATKQTGSASVAVYLAGFDEVAAILALASDNPVLRTVKWYGNDGAALSKKILDNPKAAAFAEKTNFLCLIFGIEENSKIKWSSVISRIEEKAGRLTDAYALAAYDAVRVVAATYVKMGGKVDSTEELRKTFVSTANGYRGTTGRTTLNGAGDRKYGNYDFWAVRKMGDGYQWKLTGSYEAE
- a CDS encoding M15 family metallopeptidase, which encodes MRERSGPRQPIHFIFLIIAVIISLHISMDKGGADPLPSGFVDAREVIPDLALDIRYRGPYNFVGERIDGYKAPKCILTRKAAEALKKVEEDLKPFRLAVKVYDCYRPQKAVDHFVRWARDVNGTRMKKEFYPLVDKKDLFRDGYIAARSGHTRGSTIDLTIISRHGPKQEEYEPGRRFSECYLPADERFPDNSVDMGTGFDCFDERAHPADKRIGLQQRVNRLLLRTLMEKHGFAPYDKEWWHFTLKGEPFVDTYFNFPVE